Part of the Flagellimonas eckloniae genome, GGAATGCAGCTCCATGGGCAACAGAAACACAAAAGGCCTTTGAGTCTTATATGGATGCAGGCGGAGGCTTGGTAGTTTTTCACGCTGCCGATAACTCATTCCCCAAATGGCCTGCCTACAACCGAATGATTGGTTTAGGAGGCTGGGGCAATCGCACTGAAAAAGATGGCCCCTATGTGTATTACAATGATGCCGGTGAATTGATTCGAGATAAATCCCCAGGTAAAGGAGGTGCCCATGGTCCACAAAGTGAATATGCCATTCGAGTCAGGAATACCGAGCACCCTATTACCAAAGGGCTACCAATGGAATGGATGCACACCAAAGATGAATTGTACAATAGCTTGCGAGGTCCCGCTGAAAACATGGAAGTTTTAGCAACAGCCTATGCTTCCAAAGAAAACAAAGGTACTGGACGGCATGAACCAGCTTTAATGGCACTTACCTATGGCAAAGGACGTATCTTCCATAGTATAATGGGGCATGCGGATTACTCTGTATCATGCGTAGGGTTTCTCACCACATTTTTAAGAGGGACAGAATGGGCCGCAACTGGAAAAGTTACACAGGCTATCCCGAATGATTTTCCTTCAGCAAAAAATTCCAGTAGCAGGACGGCCCCGACAAAGAAATAGTCGTTTTAAAATACCTTCCTAAAAAGAAAATTATGCAGCTGTCATTAAGTATTCCAGCATTATTGTTCCCTGCCATTTCTCTGACCATGTTGGCGTACAATGCGCGATACTTGGCCATCGCTGCCCTAATCAGACAATTACACAAAGAGTTTGAAGCAACAGCAGGCTCACCTCTTGAACGTCAAATTACCCAACTGCGAAAACGGTTAAGCATTATTAAAAACATGCAGGCAAGCGCCATTGTCAGTTTTCTACTTTCAGCTGTCTCCATGTTCCTA contains:
- a CDS encoding ThuA domain-containing protein; translated protein: MKYLLPMLTFILLVHSMAAQTEKANSKSIKVLIVDGQNNHVQWPKITSMLKDYMEETNLFTVSVARTFYTWKGEEFIASFPIDGVSTTTALEKPKTDPDFSPNFSEYDVIICNFGWNAAPWATETQKAFESYMDAGGGLVVFHAADNSFPKWPAYNRMIGLGGWGNRTEKDGPYVYYNDAGELIRDKSPGKGGAHGPQSEYAIRVRNTEHPITKGLPMEWMHTKDELYNSLRGPAENMEVLATAYASKENKGTGRHEPALMALTYGKGRIFHSIMGHADYSVSCVGFLTTFLRGTEWAATGKVTQAIPNDFPSAKNSSSRTAPTKK
- a CDS encoding DUF2721 domain-containing protein, which codes for MQLSLSIPALLFPAISLTMLAYNARYLAIAALIRQLHKEFEATAGSPLERQITQLRKRLSIIKNMQASAIVSFLLSAVSMFLIYVELNVWANIIFGISLIALMISLFLSLIEVQLSTKALGIQLKNMQK